The DNA region ATAAATCTCCCTCCCAAACGAGAGCCACCTTTCCTTAAATTCTTTAATAAACACTCATTAAACCAGCACGTAAAGTACGATTACGGCAAACACAGCACTTTCTCAGTTGCAGTTTCTTTGGAAGGTATACATTAGCACTCATTTATGAACGTTTAATTAAGTAATGTTCATTTTATGTTATAAAGTTAAGGTATAATAGCAACACGAAGTTACATGTGGACGATAAGAGACGACGTGATTAAAAACATTTGAAAATTTAATTCCTGCTATAgcgacatttttttaaaatattttgtttcccagttctaaatgaacaaatacGCAACATGCAACCCCATGCAACTACGATCACAAAACATCTGCAGACTAAATGCATTTTCTCTatctttatttaatatattaaatagtTTATTTTTCAAATTTGTTAACAATCCGaggtgataataataataataataataataataataataataataataataataataataacgacgGTAACCTTTCGAAATGCAGTGTTGCAATCGTTTAGTGAAACTCACCATTGCGGAAAAACTGTGCACTAACATCTGCGAAGCTGTTCGGTTAATTCAAGCAGAAAGCTTTTACAAAAACGCTGATAAAACAACGCAAATAAATAAGAGCAAATAAAATAACCCAAAACGCCACTACTGCAAAATCAGAACGTCGGAGTTAAAACGTGCACTGTCGGGGCGCAGTAATCCATCAGAATTTGGTTAAATTCCTTTTGCCGttcatttgatttttaaaatgcagtATTTTGTCTTGCGGATTATTATACGAACTTTCTTATATCCTTCTTCTCTATCTTCTGGTTCTGTCACTGAGCTGTTGCCTCGCTTGCGCTCATATTAGCAGCGGTCTGCTTCTCCGCTTAGTTTCCTAATACAAGATATTCATGACTATTAATATTACACGAATACTTAATAAGAGAAGAATAGTTGGAAATCGAGCGTGAAGCGAGGAAGCAACTCAAGGCAGAGACTGTACTAAATGACGTCCATTGAATGAAGAATCAGTGTATCTAATCAGAGATGGAGAGGAAAAGGGAGTGAGGgagtgagggagagagggagacaaaAAGGAACATTCTCCAGCGTCTGGCGAATCAGAGAGAAGGGggaacattttaaaaggtttgagGCCATGCAAAAGTGAAAGAAAGGTAAAATGAGGGGAGAACAAGGGCAGTGAAAGAAACAACGAACATCTATAATTTGTTCGGAAACCGAATAAATTCTCCCGGTACCTCGATTGACATATTTTATCGTTTATAGACACCGATTGTCTATGAACTCAGTCCTTTTGTTTTTCAGTTCAGGTTCCGTCGTTCTTTTCAACAAATTTATCCACGTATATCCAAATTTGAAGGATGAAGAATCATATAGTCCGGACCCATTCAGAAGTTTGTCATACAAATGGACAGACAGTGTACATATCCAGTCCATTCTCTCTCGCGATCATTCGTAATGCTTCAAAATGCTTTTAAGACAACCTTGAAAAAGtacttatttcttatatatgcaTTATTATGAAGAATATGCAAATGGACTGAAATGAAGTATACGGAAAGAATTCAATATAAATACATGtgtatgttattattattactattttttCGTTTTTGCGGGCGTGTCTAACTGCAAATGCGAACTCAGACCCGTTTAACTGGCCGTACAGCTCCTGCTGCAACTCCAAAATATAACTCTAAACCTTAAGTACCTGTATGGTTCAGGGTTACAAGAACAAGACCGTAGAATAAATCGAACTAGCACGCAATATGCCTGATAATTACAGTGCAACAAATTACAcagatttttgtttgttttaaagcAAATTTTATCAGCACACAGTCCTTTCTGTCGTTCGACGCAAATTTTCTAGAGTAATGATAAGTATATATCCTTTAATGATAAgaatatattattattgttagaaAGAAAATTTAAGCGATACACTTAATGTGAATAAttaattttagatttttttgaaAAGTCGATAAGATAATTCAGTACTTTACGTTTACATGTATTTGGTCTAGAGTTTGTTCTTTTTGCGTTTAAAGAAACAAATGACTCGTTGAAACTTGTTACTTTTTCCCGATATTGCTATTAATATTAATCTTGTTATATATTGATCattaaaatattgttttttactGCTTGTACAATACAGGCTTTTCCACTGCGGACATTTAAATGATAGGATAAAAAAAGAACATTGAGaaggtttttttattattatttagtagaAAAAACTGTTTCTTACCTCGCAATCTTCGTATTTAATATTATCTGTTAATTTCCAAAGCATTTTCATGGGCTGTTGTGAGTATTGTTCCTCTTTTATGTAGTAAATTCTGCCTTAGCTGAAACTATTTTGTTGGGTTGGCTGTCCGCGCTCTCAGATCTCCCTCTAATGGTGGAAGTGAAAGCTCTCGCTCAGTCGCGTATTAACACACTCGGTCCTTCATTAGCATATCAAGAGCTGTTTGATTTCCATCTTTCAAACACCAATATACACAGGTTAGAAGAGCGGGGATTTCTCTGGATTATGGTCGCAGTAGCATGTTTGGTCTATACCTTTTTTCATACGGACGTAATGAAGTCCGGAATGGACTTAAGATGCAACAGTCCCATGACTCAAATAGGAATGcacaaaaatgaatgaatggatgaattaaTGCATTACACccgcgcacacaaacacacacgaatAAATATAATGACATGTTTAAGCAGACTGCAGATTTTATTCATGAACGCGACATATGTATACCTGTACAGTAAAAGCACACACTGAATTGATTAAAAAAGtaattttaaaaagaaatgtatttttCCAAATAAAACAATGACCCCGATACATGTattgactttttgaattatatttctttattttcccCCGTACTTGCCGTTGACTGTTGAACTGTTGTTTTAGTCCTGTTGAGAATCGATCTTACTATTGTCATGCAAAATCGAATGGTTCTCACGCTTACATTAGGTCGATTGACAACATGTATGTTACATTTTAGAAATGTTAATTAACACAACAACATTCTCGGTCAATTTGAATGACAAGCCGCAATGCTGCGGTTCAGCACAATTCGACGGCTACAGCGGGCAGACATGCCAACCGAAACAGGCCGCCGACTCGCATCTATATTAACATTTTTGGCGGGGTGACTTTAAATTCTGTTGTCATTAATGAGAGAGTATCAGGAAAAAAGTGGGAATTATCTGCGCTGAAACATCTAAACCTGTTGTGAtattatgtgatttttttaaagactgaaacctaaaaaatatgGCGAACAAATCGGCGTAGGGTTATACATTCCTTGCATGCATTGGCCTTTAGAACCGAATCCTAACTTTTCAGTTGTTTTCAAAACTTACCCAAGAATGTTATTTTCCTCAAATAATTGAATGCCTCAAAATACAACATATAGTATTCGTTATTTTCCCCTTGTTTTGAACATTTGGCGTGCTCTGTTGCTTTAATCTGTGGAAGCCAAAAGTCTATAATGTTGTATTTTTTgccattcattttaaatacGATGGTTCAAATGTAATGGTTCTATCTGCGAAAAATGATAAACGAAATTGCACCTAATACAGATTATATAAGTTATGgcctatttatttttatgttaaaCCCTTACTGGTGCCACATGACAGCAAAAACATATGCTACTTATGAAGCAATATGTTGACTTTTAAACTTGTCATTTCTAGTACTTTCTTAATTCAATCATTTTCACATACAACAAAACAGGACTTGCATTCCCTCACCGTTACAATCGCTATGAATGTGTAAATTTGGACACGATATGAATTTCGCAATTGATTCATTCCTTGCCTAACAGCCTAAAGAAATTTTTTTTCGCATCTAATCAGACCTGGCCTACATCACTTCCGGGgggtaaaatacattttaaaaattgacAAAATTTCGTTATGTTTTAGATTAGTTAAACTGCTGAAGAAATTGCGGTTAAAACTGGGCCCTTACAATACATATACATAATAATAGCAATTAAATATGTCATAAATTAAACAGCATTTGGGCCTACCTGCCAATCCCCCATTTTGGCCATTACTGACATTATCCTGTCTTCTTTCTCTATATGGCGGAACACCCTCCGCCTTATCTCATTGAACCACTGATCCCAAAGCCAATTTCTGCTTTACCTGAAAAGGATAATCACACCTGGTCCTAAAAACAGTATGCCACCTGGTGGCGCATGCGCACTACACGGGTCTGAGAAGACACTGAAATTAATAAACGCGCCATTTAAGTAGTTTAACTGTCTTGATTTTGACCCTGTAAAAAACATtcataaggttttttttttaattgatagCAACAGGCCAATAAACTGGCAAGCAAGCTAACAAACGCATAAATAAATGGCGCTAGTTTGAGATGTACGTAATGTAAATTGTAACAGCTTTACGTATAGTTTATTTGCATCACgtatctgtgtttttgtttttataataCTCAGTGAAGGGTACTTCTTTAAAAACTTGTTTTTGCTGCTTCAGTGTAGTGAGGTTATTAAAATTGAAATCATAAGTAACTCGAAAGATTACAATAAGTTTTTAATCTGCATTATATCTAGATAATCACGATTACTGAACCTGAATTACAAATTGTTCAGTACCGGATTCGGCTACAGCCGTGCATAATATCTATTTGAAGTCGAGTATTATACTTGTACATATACGTGAAGTATACATATATCCGATAGTGTCTCTTTATCTTTATGATTTTACAGTGCAAAACAAAACGGCGACTGTTTACTGGATACGTGGGATTTGAGTTGAAGTTAACTGCGATTATTTAGGCATGGTTTAAAACAGACATTTCACTGAACGTGGTAACGTGATATATATGACGAAAATCTGCTTTAAGTAGGCAATACTGAAATGTTCCTCCAAAAATGTATGATGAAAATATTTTGTGAACTTTTGTGGTTGAGGAAAACTTTAAAAACATACACAATCTTTTGGCTTGGCGCGCACAGttaataaaaatactaaatacTATTACTTCAGAGTTCGTTACTCCACGGCCCCGAACGGGACGCGAGGCTGTGTGAAGTGGCGTACCTAGTATAATCTTTGAAGAACATATCTCTGATCACTGTCTCTAAATGTACATAATTACTGCGCTGTATATTCACCACACATTTGATTAACATTTTGTGTAAAAATTCAGTTAATGTGTTTTAACAGCTAGTTTTGCGTCTCTATACAAATATTCTAGATGTTTAAAATATTTACTGTCTTTCGTACGTTATAGCGAAAACAAAAATCTATACGCTGTATTATTTGAAATAGAATAATCTGGCATCTTGATTTCTTAATTATATTAGAATACAAATGATAATTTTCACTGTTTTCAAGGCGCAATCTGTGACTATAACAGTACCgcttaaaaagcagtatgtggaCTTCTGTCCAGCTAGAGTGTAACCGCAACGTAATATACAGAACTTTACGCAAAGCCCGTCAAACATATTATCATCATCCATCTGTCAACCAACCGCGTATCCAGGACAGGGTCACGGGGGCTGTACAATATCTTAGGAAGTATTGGACATAAGACGCTGGAATCTCAAAAccgagaggtgtgaggctataCTGTGATCCCCCTCTTATTATCGGATAAAAACAAATATGCAAGTCGGTTCATGAAATGCATCgcgttatttattattatttttcgtcCGTGAAGTATAGCCTATTACAGTACTACATACACGGAGAGAACAGTGTGCAATGATTCACAATTAGAGCACACTAACTAAAAATGCACTGAAATCTTGAGTCTATAAGTTATAAATGGACGTAAAACAAGATAAATGTTCCGTTAAATGTAGGCTTAATTACCGGTAGCACAGACACAAGAAAAAAAGCGTTTAGTATTTTATGGAGTATACTGTGTTATTAGCAAGTCAGTCGTCTGAAGTTCGTTATAGTCTAAATTACAGGATAACTTACAGTACggtcatttaaaaatgcattgcgCGTTGTGCGAGTGAGTCGTCGTTGTTACAGGACATTAAAATATCACAACATAGCATTAACAGAATGTGAATGTGACTTTAGTTTCATACAACAAAGTCACTTGACATGTAAGGGACATTTTTGTCCAGTTTCGCACCGAACTCTAGAAACAGAAATACATAAATGCGTGAAAACGAAATGTCACGAGAAAACAGTGACGCGATAGATAGATTTAAGTTAAATTAATACTCCTGGCGAAGTAATGTTGTGCATGTTAAAGCTTGCATACTtctacaaagaaaaaaatgagtgtgtgtgcatgcgtgtgtgcgtgcatttatgtccccacaatgtaataaaaacctgctatttttcggtccccacaaggggagacTCGTGTTtataaaatctgtgactgcaatggaaAATACCAAATAAATGCCAAACGTCatacattttgttttgttatttatggttaaggttagggctgggtgggggttaaggttgtctttGTTGAGATTAGGGATTTGCCTGTAGAAATGAAGGGACGGTgcctacagacatatgaattcaaacgtgtgtgtgtgtgttagagagagaccgagagagagaaagagagagagggggagagagcagACATATTCCACTCTTGTAACTAATAGACACTGCATTCTTACTTAATCTTTTAAAGTTAGTATTTTGAATTTTGTAGACATCACTAGTAAAATCTCGAGTATGAGCGGCGCTTGGCTAAGCAGAGTATATGTAATATGGACAAAACATGTAAAAATACGAAAAGGAAGCTCAGATATTGCGCACAGGAACggtgcaggaaaaaaaataaattatgacTATTAGCATGGACGGTAATCCAAACACTTTCATTTTATTTCCACTTAATCTGGGGTATACACACTGGATACCAGGATGCCACTCCTCTTGTGAAATTTATTGttcatattccatgtattttcggtaaccgcttatcctattcagtaTCGCTGGAGTCCAGAGCCCATAGGAAATCAGAATACCCGGATGAAAGGCCATGATAACACATGCGAACTGGGCcagggtggagactcgaaccctgatcccagatgtgtgaggcaaAAGTACTAACTACTGGGCCACCGTACTGCGACTGTTCAACCTCACTTTAAGAAAAATACCGGAACCCTAGGGCGTTTCAAATAGGAACGGGTGCGAAAAATCCAACAGGTGTCTACAGATATACTGTACTAGCGCGCGAAATATATATTGGCCGTTCATTCTCTGTGAAGCGCAGACAACTCATAATTGGTCGTTTGGTGCCATCTAGTGGCAGGCCGGCATAATTATTCGAAAGAGAAGCGTATTCGTGgcttttttaaattttcatttgaATAATAGGTatatcatctatctatctatctatctatctatctatctatctatctatctatctatctatctatttgtctttctgtctgtgtgtctttctATCTATCTGTGCTACATCCACTTTTAGTAAATTGACACTTGTGTCACCTATTTGGAATATTATGTTGCATGCGAATGCTAACAGGATAAATTTTATGTCCAAAGGTGAGTCTAGAAATATCCATAAAAATCCACAAAGCTTTCTACGCCACTGGCTAAATGCATGCTTATTAACTCTGATAGAAATTTAGAGCTTGTTGCCAGTTTCATGACTGGTGTCTGGAGTTTGGCCAGTCAAATCACCCAAAGGGAGCGAATCACCTTTTGTTAGCCTAACGGCATTTTGAAGTAACTTCTTCAAAATGTGGTCCCGTTTACGCCTTAGCGTCCGTGGAAACAGATTCGCGACGCGTCATGTGTTCGGCAGTCCCCTCGGTGGTTGGACGACCAAAACAAACCCGGTATTTTTTTTCAATAACTCTGAGTGATGTTAGAAGTTAAGTTGTTTCCACCCACCGCAATATAGCCGGAGTTAGACCTCCTTGTATACATGAATCAGCATTTGTTGTGCGTTAATCtaggggaagcacatgtgggtcATACTCTGTCACTCCGTGATCTTTTAAGCTCACCGTCTGACCGTTTCACTGAGGAGCGAAGGAAATCGGTGAGATGGAATGTTTTTTGTCAACtaattaattaaccagtaactcaATCAtaagcattttttattttaatttctaaTCTTTGTTAGTAAAATGTTTTCGACGCGGTTTTCATAGCGTATACCAACCTGCCTCCGTACTTTATTACCGTCCTCCCCGACAGCCGATCGTATAAATGGAATCTATAATGATAATGTCTGTGTACAGTCAGCGTCTTGCACTTAAGTAATTTTACTTGGATACTAGTTAACACTTAACTAACATTCACTTTTTTCCTGTAGGCCTGTACAAATAAACACGCAGAGTATATCTCTTTAGAAATTCAAGATGTCCACGGACTGGGCTGGGTATGGTTACGCTGCCCTTGTTGCTTCTGGGGGAGTATTTGGTTATGTCAAAGCAGGTACGTCACATAATGTATTTTTTAACCTATTTGTGCTGTTTGGCTGGGTGCTTCTTGCATCCCGTTTTGGAGATTAGGAAAGCTGTTATAGATTGGGGCTCCAGTAATCGCTCTGTGTCTTTGCGGCTCTTCAGTGCGATGTTGCCTCCCCCCCAGGTAGCGTGCCCTCCTTGGCTGCAGGTCTTCTCTTTGGCAGCTTGGCTGGCGTTGGTGCCTACCAGATGTCTAGTGACCCAGGCAATATATGGCTGTCCCTAGGTGGGTGGACTTGTGCTTGGGAAGCCTCATATTCAGGGAAATTCTATGAATTGCTTGTTATTGTCGTGAATAATTAGCATAATAACCTTCAAGTTCTTTGTTTAACAGCCACCTCAGGAACCCTGTCTGGAATCATGGGAATGCGTTTTCTAAATTCCAGGAAGTTCATGCCTGCTGGACTCATAGCAGGAGTGAGGTAACGAACCTCTGTACTCGCAGCATGTTGCCAGATTGCTCTCTTCTCCGCTTTGTTCACAAAGAGCCGTACTGATGCGTGCTGTACCACTGCAGCTACAGTGACAGTTTGCCTAAATTCATGTAGTCAACAGTATCCACTAAGAATGTGATACACTTTTAAGAGTTTTTTACTAATAAATTATAGATTTCACCTATCCCATCTTGATTTATGTGAAACACACAGATAGTTGTACAGGTCAGTGCCAGCTTGGGGGGTCATAGAGCTAGGTCAGCCAGTGTGCAGTGCCCTAACTGGGGGTTTTCTggccttgggatttgaaccaacaaccttatcAGAGTCCAAACCCACTGAGTGACACACTGGCTTCCAAACATGGTTACACCATGGTAAAACACAAGGCCACAAAGAGTATCTGAAGACAGTATTGTTGCAGTGTGCTGATGTTGTGTAGTGTAGCTGTGTAAAGTTCCTGTAGCTAATGCTGTGATGCCTTTTTCCCTATGCAGTCTTCTGATGGTCGGAAGGCTTGGGGTGGCCCTGTTGCAGAAGCCCCGCGAACTGTGATGGGAGCCAGTGAAGCTGTGTTAGCAGATCGGGATCTCCACCATTACTTCAAATTATGGAAACTCttttgtaaataaaaaaatgaataaaataattttaaaagagTATTGAAATTTTGTGAATATAATTTGAATTAAGCATATGACATTGGGTCACTTCATGTCAAAGTTAAACAGACTGTTTTGTTCTGCGGGTCAGATTTCACTTACAGTTTCCTATAAACATAATATGCAAACATTATTCTAAAAGCTATAAAACCCACGTAAGGCCCCCAGGAAAAGGCTAGAGATTCACTAGTCAGCCAGTTTCTTCTCTTCCTGCACTGTTGTCTGCTAAGCTAGATAACTCTGTTTTTTATCTGCCTCTGCTGTGTTGATAAAGGTGTGGTGCTGGTCTCTCCTTGGGAAGCTCAGTCCACACCTAAACAGGGCCGTGTTTTCTGATAACAAATGATCTTAGTGAATAATGAACAGGATAAAAGATGTAGGTAAAGAGTGAGTATCGTGAGTGTTTCCCAAAGCCGTTAGTCATCTGAGATTTAACAAACGATCTTAAAGTGCCGTACTTCAGCTTCTCCCCAGTCACACCACCAAGAAAAGCGCAGGCTGTCGGTAATAGAAACATTACTGTATTTCACTCATCAGATATATGTTATATAGATGTTatatcaaacatgcaaatgtaattataataataatgaaatgaataggggcggcatggtggtgcagtggttagcactgctgcctcacacctctgggacccgggttcgagtctccgcctgggtcacatgtgtgtggagtttgcatgttctccccatgttgtcgtggggtttcctccgggtactccggtttccccccacagtccaaaaacatgctgaggctaattggcgtcgctgaattgcccataggtgtgcatgtgtgagtgactggtgtgtgagtgtgccctgcgatgggctggccccccatcctgggttgttccctgcctcgtgcccattgcttccgggataggctccggaccccccgcgacccaataggataagcggtttggaaaatggatggatggatggatggatgaaatgaaTAGGTAAAACATCTTAATAATAAGGTGttcaaaaataaatgttaataaaataattactgCGATGTTGAGCAGCATAGCACACAAGAACAAAAGCAGAGCAGGATTAAGGGGAAAATTTcagacaccccacccccaaggaCTTGTCCAGGCACCAGAATCAGCTTTTCCACATGTCCATAGCACACTGTATAACAGTGCATGTTCTTCGGTGTGCAGTGTTATACCCCCAGCCATGGTTTGTGGATTCAGCACTGGAGTCGGGTCAGCAAGTATTAGCTAAGAGACCTGCTGTCTCCCAATAACCAGCCACCCGCAAACTCCCAGCGTACTCCCAGGCCACTTGGCGACAATGTCCGTAAAATGTCCTTGATGGTTGCATATCACGTGGACCCTAGTGCGCAGAGACCTTTTCGATGGGTGCAGATGGGATTCAAATGGCTCATTATTTCACCCCAGGCCAACCTATATATCTCTGTTAATTGTTTATTACTGAGATGGTCCAAGGGGTTCATATCTGCATGCAGTGATTGATTAGCTTGTTATGTACTAGGGTTGTGCTTTATTCCATTCATGAACTGGAATTCGAATTGAATTGGCCACACCCTACAGTATGCTGAATTGGAATttgaatttaaattttaaagaatCATTTCAGTTTAAAGAAATCAAATGCAGTCACACAATACAGGAATGTCATTTAATTTAACAAAAGATAAACTATAAAAGGAAGTTTGCAAACAAACATCATGTTGGCTT from Brienomyrus brachyistius isolate T26 chromosome 1, BBRACH_0.4, whole genome shotgun sequence includes:
- the tmem14ca gene encoding transmembrane protein 14C — encoded protein: MSTDWAGYGYAALVASGGVFGYVKAGSVPSLAAGLLFGSLAGVGAYQMSSDPGNIWLSLATSGTLSGIMGMRFLNSRKFMPAGLIAGVSLLMVGRLGVALLQKPREL